One genomic segment of Vibrio quintilis includes these proteins:
- a CDS encoding fructosamine kinase family protein, giving the protein MWQGILQQLSETLKREFNLIDKQKIRQEGSSSYYMIGSQAEKFFVKISEDVHEALPRFVCETDNLIALSHCNHLNIPKPVLVGKTKSHSFLILEYLHIKPLEDSRHSFQFGEQLAKLHSWGEQKEFGFDQDNFIGMQIQPNPWHKHWHTFFAEQRIGWQLQLLHEKGIVFVDIDKFVAQVSSALSHHHPKPSLLHGDLWHGNAADNGNSPYCYDPACYWGDRECDIAMTELFGGFEPEFYQGYESILPLDFAYEERKHLYNLYHILNHCNCFGGHYLTDAQKLVDRISSEAE; this is encoded by the coding sequence ATGTGGCAAGGGATTCTTCAGCAATTATCTGAGACATTAAAGCGGGAGTTTAACCTGATTGATAAACAGAAAATCAGACAGGAAGGTAGTAGCAGTTACTATATGATTGGTAGCCAGGCTGAAAAATTCTTTGTTAAAATCAGCGAGGACGTTCATGAGGCACTCCCCCGTTTTGTCTGCGAAACAGACAACTTAATCGCATTATCCCATTGTAATCATTTAAATATCCCCAAGCCCGTTCTGGTTGGAAAAACGAAGTCCCACTCGTTTCTAATCCTTGAATACCTGCATATCAAGCCTTTGGAAGACAGTCGCCACAGCTTTCAGTTTGGTGAGCAGTTGGCTAAATTACACTCCTGGGGTGAACAAAAAGAGTTCGGATTTGATCAGGATAATTTTATCGGTATGCAGATCCAGCCTAATCCATGGCATAAACACTGGCATACTTTTTTTGCAGAACAGCGTATTGGCTGGCAACTGCAATTATTACATGAGAAAGGCATCGTATTTGTCGATATTGATAAATTTGTCGCGCAGGTCTCTTCGGCCCTTTCTCATCATCACCCGAAACCCTCCCTGCTTCATGGTGATCTCTGGCATGGCAATGCCGCGGATAACGGAAACTCACCCTATTGCTACGACCCTGCATGTTACTGGGGAGACCGGGAATGCGATATTGCGATGACAGAATTATTTGGAGGCTTTGAGCCTGAATTCTATCAGGGATATGAAAGTATTTTACCTTTAGACTTTGCTTATGAAGAACGCAAACATCTGTATAATCTGTACCATATTCTGAATCATTGTAATTGTTTTGGCGGACACTATC